A stretch of Corynebacterium timonense DNA encodes these proteins:
- the tsaB gene encoding tRNA (adenosine(37)-N6)-threonylcarbamoyltransferase complex dimerization subunit type 1 TsaB, whose amino-acid sequence MIVLALDTATADLIVGVVDTDSGRALAETVRRTRAHNEELIPAASRALESAGLGFPDLGAIVVGCGPGPFTGLRVGMATAQALGQALGIAVHGVVTHDAVAAELGGQGSALVVSDARRREVYWARYHDGVRVDGPGVCAPADLPVPEDVDVVSVPEHLAEEVRVPARRVTYAAPRAAALVAVADLAAEPGPLVPYYLRRPDAVPPAAAPKSPAIPDVDLGEGPR is encoded by the coding sequence GTGATCGTCCTCGCCCTCGATACCGCCACGGCGGATCTGATCGTGGGCGTCGTCGACACGGATTCCGGCCGGGCGCTCGCGGAGACCGTCCGCCGCACCCGCGCACACAACGAGGAGCTTATCCCCGCCGCGTCGCGGGCGCTCGAGAGCGCCGGCCTGGGGTTCCCGGACCTCGGCGCGATCGTGGTGGGCTGCGGCCCCGGCCCCTTCACCGGCTTGCGCGTGGGCATGGCCACCGCGCAGGCGCTCGGTCAGGCGCTTGGAATCGCCGTCCACGGAGTGGTCACGCACGACGCGGTCGCGGCCGAGCTCGGCGGGCAGGGGAGCGCGCTCGTGGTCAGCGATGCCCGCCGCCGCGAGGTCTACTGGGCTCGTTACCACGACGGGGTGCGCGTGGACGGCCCGGGCGTGTGCGCCCCGGCCGACCTGCCGGTGCCCGAGGATGTGGATGTGGTGAGTGTGCCCGAGCACCTCGCAGAGGAGGTGCGCGTGCCCGCGCGCCGCGTGACGTATGCGGCGCCGCGCGCCGCGGCGCTCGTCGCCGTCGCGGACCTAGCCGCCGAGCCGGGCCCGCTCGTGCCCTACTACCTGCGCCGCCCGGACGCCGTGCCGCCGGCGGCGGCGCCGAAGTCGCCCGCGATACCGGACGTCGACCTGGGGGAGGGGCCGCGATGA
- the tsaE gene encoding tRNA (adenosine(37)-N6)-threonylcarbamoyltransferase complex ATPase subunit type 1 TsaE, with the protein MKDTFGTQGRRVCATAAETTQLGVELGQALEAGDVVILDGPLGAGKTTFTQGVAQGMGVVGRVTSPTFVIAREHRPAGEGPALVHVDAYRLLGEGSSGDPLGELDALDLDTELEEAVVVAEWGGGLVEQIAGGYLRVELDRSTLAAADPASEARVVSWRMVGR; encoded by the coding sequence ATGAAGGACACGTTTGGCACGCAGGGCCGCCGCGTATGCGCCACGGCCGCGGAGACGACGCAGCTTGGCGTCGAGCTGGGCCAGGCGCTTGAGGCGGGCGATGTGGTGATCCTCGACGGCCCGCTGGGGGCGGGCAAAACCACGTTCACGCAGGGCGTGGCGCAGGGGATGGGGGTCGTCGGCCGGGTGACCAGCCCGACGTTCGTCATCGCGCGCGAGCACCGCCCGGCGGGCGAGGGGCCCGCGCTCGTGCACGTCGACGCGTACCGTCTGCTCGGCGAGGGGTCCTCGGGCGACCCGTTGGGCGAGCTCGACGCGCTCGACCTGGACACGGAGCTGGAGGAGGCGGTCGTGGTCGCGGAGTGGGGCGGCGGCCTGGTGGAGCAGATCGCCGGTGGCTACCTGCGTGTCGAGCTGGATCGCAGCACGCTGGCCGCCGCGGATCCGGCCTCGGAGGCACGCGTCGTCTCGTGGCGCATGGTGGGGCGCTAA